tttgtCTGATGCTTCGTATTCTGTGTTTTGTGCATTTATGACAATTTAATGTCTGGGTGGTTGGGTGCCACATGTACGGCTAGGATGTGTTCGACGTGCGAACATGTCTCGGTTTTCCCACGTGAGTTTTGGCCACTTGTTTTGCGTTTTTCCctcctctttcctttcttttgtatttttccttaTTCAGTTCTCTGTTCTAGGGTTTGTTGCTACTCCAAGCTTCCTTTCCCTGTTCTGCGTTTCTTGGTAAGTCCTTcgtgcttcttctttttttatgattcttccatggtagattaTTCAGTTGTTAGAGCGGATTGTCCTTCCATAGCTTTCGTTTTTGCTCATTTAGGTAGTTTACTTGAGTCCATAAAGGGGGAGCATCTTGAGAGGATCAGTTCCTTCGTAAGGAAGGACTGTCTGTGTAATTCTATCCTTTCTTTCCTTTAGTTTCCATTCTGCTGAGGTAGCTAGGTTGTTGAGGATGTCCTCGGTAAGGTCTAGTGACCTAGAGATGGGGTTATCCTCGTCTAATGATCGTGTGGTCTCGAAGGCCACTTTTGTTTCTACCCTCTATAAGGCTTGGAACATCTCGTGTTCTCTCTTCGAAAAGGACAAGAAGCGGATCAAGGATGGATTTTAGTTCCCTGACTCTATAAAAATTAGGATCTTGAGTGATGAAGAAAGAGCTTGTCATTTGTATGTTGATAAGGTTTATATCTACAAGGCCGATTTTACCAGTGGCCTTCATTTCCCTATTCATCCCTTTGTTAGGGAACTTTTTTCCTATTTGCATCTTGCTCTAGCGCAGTTGGTGCCTAAATCTTGGCGGATCCTTGTTTCTTGCATGGTGGTATGGATGTCTGCCAGTGAGGGTGATGTCATTAGGAGGGATGAATTCCTCCATTTTTATCATCTAAGGAAGTCTAAGGACCCCGACTATTATGAGTTTAAGCCGTGGGATAGGACTTCTAGGTTAATCCTTGATTACCCCTCGTCTCTCCGAAACTGGAagccaaatttcttttttatctctaGAAGTGGTTAGGAGTTCGTCCCTAGTGAGGACTTGGACGAAGCCCCCAAGTTTTTTTTGTAGTTGGGGAGTTCTCGTGTCTGGTGCGTCTTCCTTGTCTTTTTAGaagtttttcccttttttctagGAGTGACAGTGATAGGTGACTTACTCGTATTCTTGTTTTCCAGTTTCTCAGCGTCCTCGTCTGAAGAAGAGGTACCAGCTTCATGTTGAAAAAGTAAAGGAATATTTGGAGACCGTCAAGGATTTTGAGGAGCTCGTCTCTCCTTaatctttatttcttcatttattgGGCCCAGAATCGTCTACTTAGGTTCGGAAAGATTTGGAAGTTGTGAAAAAGAGTAAGtgcttcttttccttttgtcttcttcttaaatttttttttttttttttaccttttcttcATCCTTTCAGGAATGACGACTAGGTTTAGTAAGCAAAAATTAGCTAAAGTTCAAGAGAAGAAGGCCAAGGGCGGAATCGTTAGTGGCCTTTTGTCCAAGAAGAAGGCTGGTGACGTCTTTAAGAAGGATCCCACGAAAACGCCTCCTCCTACCAAGCGCCCTGCCTCACCCACTTCGTCACTAGAGATGATTGCCTTTGGTGGAGAGAagattaggaagaagaagaaatctagtGGTAAATCTTTCCTTCCTACCTTCTAGGACAATGATGATGCGGCAGCTTTGAAGGCCCACGAGACACTTTTTGTGGATGATCTAAGTCCTCTGATGGTGAAGTCATCTAGTGAGGTGATGTCATCTCACATTCAGAAGCTTGTGCAGGTAAGCGTTGTAGGTCgtctttacttcttctttttctttgctttatttcTGCTAAGGGAGGTTCTTTGTAGGCTTTGGGGAGTCTCTGTTCGTCTCTGGGAAGTTCTTGGACCTAGAAAAGAAGGTGGCTACGTCCGAGCCTTTGATCAAGTCTTTATCCGCTGAGAATGAGACATTCAAGAATAAGGTTGCCATCCTCGCTGTTGAAGCTGAGAATGACAAGGAGCGTGTGGCAACTTTGGTGAAGAGCCTACAAGTGGAGAAGGACTTTTGTAAGCTGAAGGACAAGCAGATTGGTGACCTGGAGCTAAAGCTGTAAAATGTTGGGGCCACGGTGCTACAGGATTTTAAAGACTCTGAAGAGTACTCTGATGATTTATGCAAGTACTACGTGGAGGGCTTTGATCTTCTCGTGAAATGGATGGCAAAGCATCATCCtagcttggattttttttgctTGGCTGTTAACGACATTGAAAAAGAACTTATGTCTGATCGCCCTTTTAAGGCCACAACGGAGAATGTGACGGAGGAAACCACAAACGTTGCTAAAGGAATGAAGGTAGCCATTGTTGCAACCCCTACAGACCCTGTCCCTAATGAGtagtaatcttttattttttcttctcacttttttttaaaaattcgcTTACAAAGCAAGAATAATATTTCTCTTTGGGCCCGTTGTTTTGGGCAACTAAAAAATTCCTTTGACGATTATAGATAGGTTTATGGATTTCCTGCTTCAAGCTGTAGTAAACAACTCTTTTAGGCTTGGACAACCCTTTATGACAATGTTAGTTGTGTTGAGGCAACTTTTATGTTTAGCTTGCATTTGAGCAGCTTTTTACCTTCAATTGTGGTGggatgatttttattgagtcatattTGACAGGCTTAGCGACGATCTTTGgttgtgtttgaacagcttAGTGTTTTTAGCTGTGTCTAAACAGCTTTTATTGAGTAATGTTTAAATGATGACCTTAGTTGTATTCTTTAGCTGTGTTTAAACAGCTTTATATTGaatcatgtttgaatgacgatctTAGTTGTGCTTagacaacttagtatttttagctGTCTTTAGACtgctttttattgagtcatgtttaaATGACaatgttagttgtgtttgaacaacttagtattttttggttctgtttgaacagctttttattgagttatgtttgaatgacgatgttagttatgtttgaacaacttagtatttttagttgtgtttgagtagctttttattgagtcatgtttcaATGACGATGTTAGttatgtttgaacaacttagtattttttggctgtgtttgaacaactttttattgagtcatgtttgaatgacgatgttagttgtgtttaaacaacttaatatttttagctgtgtttgaacaggattttattgagtcatgtttaaGTGATTAGTTGTGTtggaacaacttagtatttttagatgtgtttgaacagctttttattgagtcatgtttgaatgacagTGTTGCGCTCTACTCATGACTCTGGGTCGTGGTATTGGAGTGTCTTTTAGGTTaaacatttttagttttttcttgaATGACGATTATGTTGGTTGTGTTTAAACAACTCTGATTTAGTCAACTTTGGTAGTTGTGTATGAACAATTTCAATGGCTATGATGTCGTTGGCTATGCACTAATagcttttaatttgaaattttaatgacGAAGATCCTTGATAGTGATAGATCATTGTTAAATACACATGGATAATGCTTTCATGTATTATTGATCTTATGAATGACGGAAGCAATGGTTATCATACATACTGATATGAAGATTAAGCAACTTAAAAATGTAAAGCATTCcttactggtagtatttcttcaagtgATCTATGTTCCATGGTCGAGGCAATTCTTGGCCGTCTAGAGACTTCAGGTAGTAGGAGCCTTCTCTAGAATGACAGATTACTTTGTAGGGGCCTTCCCAAGCTAGCCCTAATTTTCCTCAGGATGGGTCCTTTGTTGCCTATGACACCTTCCTAAGGACGAGGTCTCCTGTGTTGAACCTTCTCACCTTAACCTTTCTACTGTAGTACTTGGCCATTGCTTCTTTGTGTTTGGCCATTCGCTTCATAGCTTCTTCTCTAACTTCATCAATTAGGTCCAGATTGTCGTTATGCTCCTACTGATTCTTCTGCTCTTCATATGCTTTGACTCGAAAGCGTGTCAGTCCCACTTCCACTGGTATGATGGCTTATGTGCCAAAAGTCAGTctgaatggtgtttctcctgttGGGACTCTTGTGGTTGTCCTATATGCCCAAAGGACATTTTGTAGTTCATCAGGCCATGCCCCCTTTACCCCCTCAAGcctagttttgataattttgagcaaGCTTCTATTTGTCACTTCTCTCTGGCCGTTGGCCTAAGGATGTCTTGGAGAAGAGTAGTGGTTCTTGACTCCTAAGTCTTggcaaaatttttgaaacttaggGTTGTCAAACTACTTTCCATTGTCTGATATTATGACATGTGGGACCCCAAACCTGCAGATGATGTTTTTCCACACAAAGCTTGTGACTTTAGCCTCTGTTATCATCGTCACTAGCtctgcttctacccattttgtgaaaTAGTCAAACACGACGATCAGAAACCTTAGTTGCTTCTTCCCTAAAGGGAATGGACCTATGATATCAATTCCCCATTGGGCGAAAGGGCATGGTAAGGATATGGGTGTCATCATCTCTCTTGATCTCGTCTAGACATTTGCGAAacgttgacacttgtcgcatGCTCTAACGATGTTGTATTCGTCTTTCTGTAAGGTTGGCCAGTAATATCCTACTCTGAGTGCCTTTCCTGCTAAGGATCTTACCCTAGCGTgatttccacaaattcccttgTGTATTACGCGGAGCACATAATCCGCTTCTTCAGAACTGGCACATCTTAGATATGGGAATGAATATCCTGATCCGTAAAGCACGTCGTCAATAATGATGAAGCAAGCTGTTCTGATCTGTATCTTCCTTGCTTCCATCTTATATTCAAGGAGCCACCCTTCTTTCAAGTGACGAACGATGGGAGTCATCCACTCATCTTGTTCTTTTATCTTCAGAACTTGTTCACCTTCTGTGCTTGGTTGCCCCCTCATCTCTACACATAATTCGGAGGTCGCATTGTAATTGTTTAACGAGGCCAATCTTGCTAGAAAGTCAGCTTCTGCATTTTTGGCTCAGGGGATTTGTACAAAGTCTAGATTGTCAAAGTACTGTGAGAGTCATTTGACGATTTTCAAATACTTCTGCATCCTTCCTTCTTTGGCTTCATAATCTCCTTTCACTTGTCCAATTACCAGCTGAGAATCAGCTTGAACGACAAGGTTCTTTACTCCTAGAGCCCTTGCTAGACTTAGCCTTTTAGCAATGCTTCGTACTCTGCCTCGTTATTTGTTGTTAGGATCTGTAATCTAACTGCATACTTCAACTTTTGTTGTTCTAGAGATATGAACACTACTCTTGCTCCTCCTACTTTCCTCATTGCAGATCCATCTGTTTGGACCGTCAATATTTCCATAGGGGGTTCTTCTTCCTTATAGGGGTCAGTGAACTCTACAATGAAGTCTGCTAGCACCTGGGCTTTAATTTCTGCTTGGGACCGATATTCAATGTCGAATTGGCCCAACTCAATTGCCCATTGAATGAGTCATCCTGTTGTATCCATCTCGTTCATCATCTTTCTTATGGGTTGATTTGTCATGATGACAATGGAGTGTGCTTGGAAATAAGGACGGAGCTTTCTGGAGGTGACCAACAATGCAAAAGCTATCTTTTCCATCCTTGGGTAACTCGCCTTTGCACCTTGAAATTCCTGGCTAGTGTAATAGACGGACTTCTGCACAttcccttcttctctaattAGTGCCAAACTTACGGCAGTGTTAGATAATGCTAAGTAGAGGTGCAGCTTCTCTCCTATCACCGAGGGGCTTAGCAGAGGTGGCTTATTGAGGTACTCCTTTAACTTGTCAATGGCTTCATTGCATTCGTTAGCCCActgaaaaacttttttcaataCCTGAAAGAGTGGCATGCACTT
The sequence above is drawn from the Castanea sativa cultivar Marrone di Chiusa Pesio chromosome 5, ASM4071231v1 genome and encodes:
- the LOC142635565 gene encoding uncharacterized protein LOC142635565; the encoded protein is MRGQPSTEGEQVLKIKEQDEWMTPIVRHLKEGWLLEYKMEARKIQIRTACFIIIDDVLYGSGYSFPYLRCASSEEADYVLRVIHKGICGNHARVRSLAGKALRVGYYWPTLQKDEYNIVRACDKCQRFANV